In the genome of Anopheles cruzii unplaced genomic scaffold, idAnoCruzAS_RS32_06 scaffold00634_ctg1, whole genome shotgun sequence, one region contains:
- the LOC128276155 gene encoding uncharacterized protein LOC128276155, translating to MATDGPLVKHLPDFFDRSLVQRILEENLPGRPVHVDEFSGTSATKPGDNYSSDVFTITVRYNGTEEIRLLAKIMATVGMIKDFAESLCLFEKEVETFRQILPTFSELVTPAGASEAIRFGARCYYAASEPTETIVFDDLKTLGYRLPDRTKGGLDFAHCELIMKKIGLFHAASMVYAARGPKELEHLSRRYSHGLVRTGDTFDNNPALAMFTNGLEKFLEVAPGWPELDRGILGKLQALRPVYTQRIVECYTAAASDGYKVLNHGDLWSSNMMFRYGHDDANSDTDVREVMFVDYQICNYGSPGLDLVYCLYNCSRFEVREKRIGELLQIYHRSLADGLKTAGYRGSVPTLADVQREFDRHEFIGLLSGLSMLPVILLPRLDDIVLTFDTFFDKQHADRLRQMQYTGEKYRRSVIPLLDRLNAKGLLK from the exons atggccaccgacggaccgCTGGTGAAGCATTTGCCGGACTTTTTCGACCGCTCGCTGGTGCAACGGATTTTGGAGGAAAATCTACCCGGTCGTCCGGTGCACGTGGACGAGTTTTCCGGAACGTCGGCCACCAAGCCGGGTGATAACTACAGCAGCGATGTTTTCACGATCACCGTGCGCTACAACGGGACCGAGGAGATCCGGCTGCTGGCCAAAATTATGGCAACCGTGGGAATGATAAAAGACTTTGCCGAAAGTTTGTGCCTGTTCGAGAAGGAGGTCGAAACGTTCCGACAGATTTTGCCCACCTTTTCCGAGCTCGTGACACCCGCCGGTGCCAGTGAAGCGATCCGGTTCGGAGCGCGGTGCTACTACGCGGCCAGCGAGCCCACCGAAACGATCGTGTTCGATGATCTGAAGACGCTCGGCTATCGGCTGCCGGATCGGACGAAAGGTGGACTGGATTTTGCACATTGTGAGTTGATCATGAAGAAGATTGGACTGTTCCATGCGGCCTCGATGGTGTACGCCGCCCGTGGCCCGAAGGAACTGGAACATCTGTCCCGACGCTACTCGCACGGACTAGTCCGGACGGGCGATACCTTTGACAACAACCCGGCACTGGCCATGTTCACGAATGGTTTGGAAAAGTTCCTGGAAGTGGCACCCGGCTGGCCGGAACTTGATCGTGGCATTCTGGGCAAGTTGCAAGCGTTGCGCCCGGTCTACACGCAGCGTATAGTGGAGTGCTACACGGCGGCCGCTTCCGATGGGTACAAGGTGTTGAACCATGGTGACCTGTGGAGCAGCAACATGATGTTCCGCTACGGGCACGACGACGCTAACAGCGACACCGACGTGCGGGAAGTCATGTTTGTCGATTACCAGATTTGCAACTACGGCAGCCCGGGGCTTGATCTGGTGTACTGTCTTTACAACTGTTCCCGGTTCGAGGTGCGCGAGAAGCGCATAGGCGAGCTGTTGCAGATTTATCACCGCTCGTTAGCGGATGGCCTGAAGACGGCCGGCTATCGGGGATCGGTCCCGACACTCGCCGACGTCCAGCGAGAGTTTGATCGCCATGAGTTTATCG GACTTTTGAGTGGACTCTCGATGCTGCCGGTCATTTTGTTGCCACGCTTGGACGACATTGTGTTAACGTTCGACACCTTCTTTGACAAGCAGCACGCCGATCGACTCCGTCAAATGCAGTACACGGGCGAAAAGTATCGTCGATCGGTCATTCCTCTGTTGGATCGGCTCAATGCCAAGGGGCTGTTGAAGTGA
- the LOC128276154 gene encoding uncharacterized protein LOC128276154 yields MATPNGAQQLPSYLTESLIQRSLEHDLGHPVRIESFSAGPATSAGDNYLSDVFWISVLYEGGTAEKRLLAKCMPDVGDRGNVLDTLDAFRKETETFQQLLPAFSQLVSDSSSGLERFGAKCYYATTEPVRTIVFEDLKALGFRMCDRTAGGLDFAHCALVMRKIAKFHAASMLYAARSEANERLLRDRYSYGFYNPRVALEDYRIFAVFQDGLEKFIQVSAGWSELDAAIVEKLRGLLPSFKRRMADCVDPTNPATKVRVLNHGDLWSNNMMFRYEATAAAADTDVVREVMFVDYQLSCYGSPGLDLVYSLYNCPRFEVRQNRIEELQQLYHRNLCQALDRGKYPGTVPTLETIKEEYKRHEFFGLVCAISLLPIILMERSDNVDISFDAFFDKKQVERLRDIQYNGAVYRRSVVPILQSLFARGYID; encoded by the exons ATGGCCACCCCGAACGGAGCGCAACAGCTACCGAGCTACCTGACGGAGTCGCTCATCCAGCGATCACTCGAACACGACCTTGGACACCCGGTGAGGATCGAAAGTTTCagtgccgggccggccacGTCGGCCGGCGATAACTATCTGAGCGACGTCTTCTGGATAAGCGTCCTGTACGAGGGTGGCACGGCCGAGAAGCGGCTGCTCGCCAAGTGCATGCCGGACGTTGGCGATCGTGGCAACGTGCTGGACACTCTGGATGCGTTCCgcaaggaaacggaaacgttCCAACAGCTGTTGCCCGCCTTCTCGCAGCTCGTCTCGGACTCGTCGTCTGGCTTGGAGCGATTCGGGGCAAAGTGTTACTACGCCACTACCGAGCCCGTGCGGACGATCGTGTTCGAGGACCTGAAGGCGCTCGGGTTCCGGATGTGCGATCGCACGGCCGGTGGTCTCGATTTTGCGCACTGTGCGTTGGTGATGCGCAAGATCGCCAAGTTCCACGCCGCGTCGATGCTGTACGCGGCACGTTCCGAGGCGAATGAACGGTTACTGCGAGACCGGTACTCGTACGGGTTCTACAACCCGCGGGTGGCCCTCGAAGACTACCGGATATTTGCCGTGTTCCAGGACGGTCTGGAAAAGTTTATCCAGGTGTCTGCCGGTTGGTCCGAACTGGACGCGGCCATCGTGGAGAAATTGAGGGGCTTACTGCCGTCGTTCAAACGACGCATGGCCGACTGCGTCGATCCGACCAACCCGGCCACCAAGGTGCGCGTCCTTAACCATGGCGATCTTTGGAGCAACAACATGATGTTTCGGTACgaggccacggcggcggcggcggacaccgaTGTGGTGCGCGAGGTGATGTTTGTCGACTATCAACTGTCGTGCTACGGAAGCCCGGGACTGGATCTGGTGTACTCGCTCTACAACTGTCCCCGGTTCGAGGTGCGCCAAAATCGCATCGAagagctgcagcagctctACCACCGCAACCTGTGTCAAGCGCTCGACCGTGGCAAGTACCCCGGCACCGTACCAACGCTGGAAACGATCAAGGAAGAGTACAAACGGCACGAGTTTTTCG GACTTGTGTGTGCCATCAGTCTGCTCCCGATTATCCTGATGGAACGCTCCGACAATGTGGACATCAGCTTCGATGCATTCTTCGACAAGAAGCAGGTGGAACGCCTGCGGGACATTCAGTACAACGGGGCGGTGtatcggcggtcggtggtacCAATACTGCAAAGTCTCTTCGCCCGTGGTTACATCGATTAA